GGAGATATGGACAATACTCTTACAAATTTATTTTTATCTTTAAATTCGGATAACATTAAAAAGAAAACTAAAAAACATAAATAAAAATATATAAGACCTGTAAATTCAGGTCTTATATATTTTAAAATCGAAGGTAGGTGAAAGTATGAAAGTAAGTACAATTAAGAGTATTATTTTAAATAATACAGAAAAAAATAGACATAATTCTGGAGTTGCAATTTATAAAAATAACTTAGTGAGTGAGAGCTATATAAAAAAAGAAAATGATAATATAAATTTTTATGCTGCAGTTGGGAATGAAATGTTTAATGAAAAAAATAATTCTTTAATAACTATAAGTGAAAAAACTAATAGAATAGTTTCAACTAGCTGTGATTGTAATGATTGGCTAAATAAAAGCATGGAAAGTAATACATTTGTCTGTAAGCATATAGTTGCGGCTATTTATAAGTGTATAGATGATCTTACAAATAAGAAGAATAATATAAAAAGCACTCAAAATAAACTTAATAATAATGAAGTATCGTATGCTAGGGCTAAAGTAGCATATAAGTTTGATTTAGATGAAGATAATAATTTGAGATTTTCTTTTAATATAGGAAACCTAAATAGAAAAAGATATAATGAGATATTTAGTGCATACAAAGAAAATAAACGCCTATATAGATTGAAAGAGTCTATATACTTGGATTTACATAATAAAGATATACAGGAATTATTAGAACTTATTGATACGTTAGGAATTCCAGTTGAAGCAGATGATTTTAAAGTTGAAAATAGCAAACTTTTGTATATGGACAATTATATAAAAGAAAATAATCTTAATTTTATATCGGGAAAAGAATACATAGATAAAATAATGTTTGGATTTAATAAAAAAAGAAATTGCGAGATTCCGCAAAATATTGAAAATATATTAAGAGAATATCAATTAGAAGGGGTTAACTGGTTCAATAGTATCAGTAACTATAACTTTGGAGGGATTTTAGCGGATGAAATGGGTCTTGGAAAGACACTACAAACAATTACATTTATTAATAGTCAAAAAAATTCGAAAAGTATAGTAGTAACGCCTACATCACTTATACATAACTGGAAAAATGAAATTGATAAGTTTGCTCCAAATTTGAAGGTAGGAATAGCATATGGAGATAAAAAATCAAGAGAATTAATAATTGAAAATTATAGAGATTATGATGTCGTTCTAACTACTTATTCTACAATTAGAAATGACTTTGAGAAGTATAAAGACAAAAAATTTGATTATATGTTCATAGATGAAGCTCAAAATATAAAAAATCCAGATGCTATAGTAACTAAATCCATAAAGAGCATTAGTGCTAATGCTAAGTTTGCCTTAACAGGGACTCCGTTAGAAAATAACTTATTAGAACTTTGGTCTATATTTGATTTTATAATGCCTGGGTATTTATATGATAAAAAGGAGTTTCAAAATAAATTTGTAGATGGAGATATTAAGAAATTAAAAAAATTAATAAAACCTTTTATATTAAGAAGAACAAAAAAAGAAGTTATAAAGGAATTACCAGACAAAATAGAAAAGAAATTTATTGTAGAATTAAATAAAGAACAAAAGAAAATATATAATATTTACAATAAAAATGTAATAGAAAAATTAGAAAATACTAAATATGAAAATGATAAAATAACAATATTTTCATATTTAACTAAACTAAGACAACTATGTCTTCATCCTAAGACCTTGCTAAAAGACTATACGGGTAAAAGTTCTAAAATTGATATTTGTATAGAAATTTTAAATGAAGCTATTTCAAATGGTAGAAAGGTGTTATTATTTTCTCAGTTTACAAGTGTTTTAAGATTGATAGAAGAAGAACTTAAAAATAAAAATATAAAATCTATGTATCTAGATGGAAAAACTAATGCTAAAGATCGTATAAATTTAGTTAATGAATTTAATGAAAGTGAAAATATTAATATTTTTTTAATATCTTTAAAAGCTGGAGGAACAGGATTAAATTTAACTAGTGCTGATATGGTTATACATTTTGACCCATGGTGGAATTTAGCTGTAGAAAATCAAGCAAGTGATAGAGCTCATAGGATAGGTCAAAAGAATGTAGTTGAAGTGATAAAATTAATATCAAAAGATACAATAGAGGAAAAGATTGTTTTATTACAAGAAAATAAAAAGGATATGATCGATAATATTATTGACGATAGCTTGTCTAATTCTGCGAGTTTAAAAGGATTAAGCAAAAAAGACTTAATAGAATTATTCAAATAAAAGCGATGTAACAAAAAGTCGAAAAACTACATATTATTGTATAAGTAGATAAAACTACTTACACAATAATATGGGAGATGTTAAAAAAATGGCAAAAAAGAAGGTAGAAGATAATATAAAAAAAGTAACAAAACCGGTAACAGATGTAGGTAAAGAAGTTTTAAATGGAGCTGGAAATATAGGGAAAGAAACTATAAACACAGGATTGAATGTAGGAAAAGATGTTATAAATGGAGTTGGAAACATAGCTAAAGAAACTATAAATACAGGAGTAAATGTAGGTAAAAAAGTTAAAGATAATATTAAAGGAAAATAGACACACTAAAGGGAGTTTTATACTCCCTTTTATTGTGTAAATATTGGAATTAGCAAGAAATTACAAAAAACGACATATATTATGGGGTATAATTGTAAAGGCATTAGGTTATGAAAGGAGCAAAATTTAAATGGGGAAAAAATTAGAATTATTAAAAGAGTCGTTTGAGTTATTGGTTTTATCTGAGCAAATATTAAAAGAGGAGTTTGATTACAAAACAAATATTAAAAACTACTCTATGAATGAAGATGAAGAAATTATAATAGAAGAAGATTTTATAGGGAATCAAATTCAGTATGATATATGTGATAGCTATACTGCATTAATAAAAAAAGTTAAAATTTATGATTGTGAAGAAATACAAGATATTTTTAAAAAATTAAAAAAAATAAGTTTAAAGGCTGAGAGTCTTTATTAAATAACAAAAATAACTAAGGCTATAATGAATGTTATAAAGTCTTAGTTATTTTTGTTATTTAAAATAATGAATAGAGAAGTTATAGTTAAATATGATATAATAATTAGACATGAATAGAAATAATATGATAAAAAATTTATATAAAAATAAAAAATATTGAGGGTATTTGGTATGAGTAAAGTAACTATAAAAGAAGTTGCAAAAGAGGCAGGAGTTGCAACTTCTACCGTGTCTAGAGTTTTGTCTAATAATCCTAAAATCAGTGAAGAAACTAAAGCTAAAGTCAATGAAGCAATAGAAAGGTTAAATTATAAACCTAATGCAATTGCAAGGAGTCTTGCAAATAATAAAACAAAAATATTGGGGGTAGTTTTACCAAGTGAAGCAGATGACTTACTTACAAATCCATTTTTTATAAATGCCATGAAGGGGATGAGTATTTATGCACAAAATAAAAACTATTATATTACATATGTGTTTGCAAAAGATGGTAAAAATGAGTTTGAAAGTATAAAAGAAATTACTAATACGAACTTAATTGAAGGAATTATACTTCTAAGAGTAAATGAAAATGATGAAAGCATTAAGTTTTTAAATACTATAGAATTTCCTTTTGTAGCAATTGGAAGGCCCGAAAAAACAGAAGATGTATTGTGGGTGGATAACGATAATTTTCAAGCTATGTATAATGCAGTAAATAGGCTTATTCAAAAAGGTCATAAAAAAATAGGATTTATAGGAGCTATAAAAACTTTAAATATGTCGAAAGATAGATTAAAAGGATATAAAATGGCTTTGGAAGTGAATGGATTAAATTATGATGAAGAGTTAGTTATACATAAACAACTTTTTAAAGAAAATACAGGATATGCTGGAGCTGAAGAATTGCTAAGTAAACACGAGGTTACAGCTATTGTAACTACAGATGATTTATTAGCATTCGGAGTGTCTCAGTTATTAAATGAAAAAAGATTAGAAAAAATATCATTAGTTGGATTTAACAATATCCAACTTTCAAAATATCAGACACCACCATTAGCATCTGTAGACATAAATGCAGATGAGCTAGGATACTATGCTGCAAAACTGCTTATTGAAAAATTAGAAAATGAAGACATAGTAAATACGCACTACATAGTAAATACAGAGTTTATAGAAAGAGAATCTTTTAAATAAATTATATATAGAATGTTTAAGGTTGTCTTAAACTATTCTATATATAATAACTTTGTGCAAATGGTTGCATTATTGGAATTAACGATTTGTATTAAATTTAGAAAAAAATTAAAAAATCCTTGAAAATATTTTCACAGGATGTTATAATTTGCTTATAATAAAGGTGGGAAATAAAAAAGTTGTATATTTTTTTACCATTCAATGCAATCGATTGCATTGAATGGAGATAATAGTTAAATTAAAAAGGAGATGAGTTTAAAATGAGTAGTAAAACAAAATTAATTTCATTTGACTTTTGGCAAAAGCTAGGTAAAGCTTTATTAGTGGTTATAGCGGTTATGCCAGCAGCAGGGCTTATGGTTTCTATAGGAAAACTTATAGGTATGTCATCTGATGCTCACTTAATAATGACAACGGCAAAAGTTGTGGAAGATATAGGTTGGGGAATAATTGGAAACCTACATATACTATTTGCTGTTGCAATAGGAGGATCTTGGGCAAAAGAAAGAGCAGGAGGAGCTTTTGCTGCTGTAATTGCATTTATATTAATAAATCGTATCACGGGAGTTGTACTTGGTGTAAATGCAGATATGCTTTTAGATCCACAAGCAACAGTAACTTCTTTAACAGGATCTACACTTTTAGTTAAAGATTATTTCACATCTATATTAGGGGCACCAGCACTTAACATGGGAGTGTTTGTTGGTATAATATCAGGGTTTATGGGAGCTGTACTTTATAATAAATTCTATAATTTTGATAAACTTCCTAAGGCTTTAGCATTTTTTAATGGAAAACGTTTCGTTCCGTTTGTTGTTATATTAGGTTCTGTAATAGCTGCAATTATATTATCTATAATTTGGCCATTTGCACAGGGAGCTTTAAATGCTTTTGGTATGTGGATTGCATCATCTAAAGATACTGCTCCAGTTTTAGCGCCATTTGTATATGGAACACTTGAAAGATTATTACTACCATTTGGACTTCATCATATGATAACTGTGCCTATGAACTATACAGAACTTGGAGGTATATATCATATTGCAACAGGAGCCGCTGCAGGAACTACAGTTGCAGGGCAAGATCCACTATGGCTTGCATGGATAACTGATTTAATTAACTTTAAATCTGCAGGAGACATGGCATCGTATAAAGAGTTATTAACAAGTATAACACCAGCTCGTTTTAAAGCAGGGCAGGTTATATTATCAACTGCATCACTTGCAGGTATATCTTTAGCAATGTACAAAAACGTTGATAAAGATAAAGCTAAAAATTACAAACCTATATTTATATCTGCTATGCTAGCATGTTTCTTAACTGGGGTTACAGAACCAATAGAATTTATGTTTATGTTTATATCACCAGTTTTATATATAGTTTATGCAATTCTTACAGGGCTTGCATTTGCACTTGCAGATATAATTCACTTAAGAGTTCATGCATTTGGATTTATAGAATTTTTAACTCGTACTCCAATGCTTGTTAAAGCAGGACTTACAATGGATTTAGTTAATTTCTTTATATCATGTGCTGTATTTTTCTTATTAAACTTTGGAATATTTAATTTCTTAATCAAGAAGTTTAATATTGCAACACCAGGACGTAAAGGAAACTATATAGAAGAAAGTAATGAAGAAGAGAGTAAAAAAACAGATACTAATAACATAGCTCAAGATGTATTATCAAGTAAGATAATAAACTTACTTGGAGGTGCTGATAATATAGAAGATGTAGATGCATGTATGACTAGATTAAGAGTAACTGTAAAAGATGTGAGTTTGGTTGGAAGTGAAAAAGATTGGAAGGCGCTTGGTGCACTAGGACTTATTGTCAAAGATAGAGGAGTTCAAGCAATATACGGACCAAAGGCTGACGTTTTAAAATCTAATATATTAGACATGTTAGGAGTGTAGAACGGTGAATCTTTTAACATTGAATTGCCACTCTTGGCAAGAAGATAATCAAATTGAAAAAATATCTTATATAGCTAAGGTCATAGATGAAAAAGATTATGATGTTATAGCTCTTCAAGAAGTAAGTCAATTAATATGTTCAGATATAGCTTATGATAATGTTAAAGTAAATAACTTTGCATTATTACTTCAAGATGAATTAAAAAAACTTGGAAATGAGAATTATACATTTTATTGGGATGTTGCTCATATAGGTTATGATATATATGAAGAGGGGCTTTGTCTTATGACAAAGCTTCCTGTAGTTAAAAAGGAAAGTTTTAATATATCTAAAAGTGAGGATATTAACTTTTGGAAAACTAGAAAAATAGTTAAGTTAAATGTAGTTTATAACAATTATGAAGTTAGTTTATATTCGTGTCATTTAGGGTGGTGGGGTGATTATGAAGAACCATTCAAAGAACAGTTTGATAAACTTTTTACTAAAATTAAAAATGATAAGTTTGCATTTATAATGGGGGATTTTAATAACAACGCTAATGTAGAAAATGAAGGATATGATTATATTTGTGAAAAATTATTTGATACATATAAACTATCAAAAAACAAAGACTCAGGAATAACTGTAAAAGGAAAAATTGCAGGGTGGGATAAAAATAAAGAAAATTTAAGAATAGACTTAATTCTTACAAATAAAGAAATTAAAGTAGAAAGTTCTAATGTTATTTTTAATGGAATAAATAAAAATGTGGTATCAGACCATTATGGGGTAGAGGTAGTTGTAAATATATAGTTTATAAGGTGGTTTGAAGTCAATAAATTTGCTTCCTTCACACAAAGTACAAAAAACGTACTTTAAGTGTTTCGTCAGCGAATATATTAACTTCAAACCATTATATTAGTAATGAGTGAAGAAGAAAATGGAAAGTTATGGAGGTTGATATATATGAAGAAAACTTGGTGGAAAGAAGCTGTAGCTTATCAAGTTTATCCTAGAAGTTTTAAAGATTCTAATGGAGATGGAATTGGAGATTTAAGAGGTATTATACAAAAGTTAGATTATATAAAAGATTTAGGAATAGATGTAGTATGGGTTTCGCCTTTTTATAAGTCTCCTAATGATGACAATGGGTATGATATTAGTGATTATAGAGATATTATGGATGAATTTGGGAATATGGAAGATTTTGATGAACTATTAAATGAAGTTCATAAAAGAGGAATGAAGTTAATTATAGATCTAGT
The nucleotide sequence above comes from Paraclostridium bifermentans. Encoded proteins:
- a CDS encoding PTS transporter subunit IIBC, with translation MSSKTKLISFDFWQKLGKALLVVIAVMPAAGLMVSIGKLIGMSSDAHLIMTTAKVVEDIGWGIIGNLHILFAVAIGGSWAKERAGGAFAAVIAFILINRITGVVLGVNADMLLDPQATVTSLTGSTLLVKDYFTSILGAPALNMGVFVGIISGFMGAVLYNKFYNFDKLPKALAFFNGKRFVPFVVILGSVIAAIILSIIWPFAQGALNAFGMWIASSKDTAPVLAPFVYGTLERLLLPFGLHHMITVPMNYTELGGIYHIATGAAAGTTVAGQDPLWLAWITDLINFKSAGDMASYKELLTSITPARFKAGQVILSTASLAGISLAMYKNVDKDKAKNYKPIFISAMLACFLTGVTEPIEFMFMFISPVLYIVYAILTGLAFALADIIHLRVHAFGFIEFLTRTPMLVKAGLTMDLVNFFISCAVFFLLNFGIFNFLIKKFNIATPGRKGNYIEESNEEESKKTDTNNIAQDVLSSKIINLLGGADNIEDVDACMTRLRVTVKDVSLVGSEKDWKALGALGLIVKDRGVQAIYGPKADVLKSNILDMLGV
- a CDS encoding endonuclease/exonuclease/phosphatase family protein is translated as MNLLTLNCHSWQEDNQIEKISYIAKVIDEKDYDVIALQEVSQLICSDIAYDNVKVNNFALLLQDELKKLGNENYTFYWDVAHIGYDIYEEGLCLMTKLPVVKKESFNISKSEDINFWKTRKIVKLNVVYNNYEVSLYSCHLGWWGDYEEPFKEQFDKLFTKIKNDKFAFIMGDFNNNANVENEGYDYICEKLFDTYKLSKNKDSGITVKGKIAGWDKNKENLRIDLILTNKEIKVESSNVIFNGINKNVVSDHYGVEVVVNI
- a CDS encoding DEAD/DEAH box helicase, encoding MKVSTIKSIILNNTEKNRHNSGVAIYKNNLVSESYIKKENDNINFYAAVGNEMFNEKNNSLITISEKTNRIVSTSCDCNDWLNKSMESNTFVCKHIVAAIYKCIDDLTNKKNNIKSTQNKLNNNEVSYARAKVAYKFDLDEDNNLRFSFNIGNLNRKRYNEIFSAYKENKRLYRLKESIYLDLHNKDIQELLELIDTLGIPVEADDFKVENSKLLYMDNYIKENNLNFISGKEYIDKIMFGFNKKRNCEIPQNIENILREYQLEGVNWFNSISNYNFGGILADEMGLGKTLQTITFINSQKNSKSIVVTPTSLIHNWKNEIDKFAPNLKVGIAYGDKKSRELIIENYRDYDVVLTTYSTIRNDFEKYKDKKFDYMFIDEAQNIKNPDAIVTKSIKSISANAKFALTGTPLENNLLELWSIFDFIMPGYLYDKKEFQNKFVDGDIKKLKKLIKPFILRRTKKEVIKELPDKIEKKFIVELNKEQKKIYNIYNKNVIEKLENTKYENDKITIFSYLTKLRQLCLHPKTLLKDYTGKSSKIDICIEILNEAISNGRKVLLFSQFTSVLRLIEEELKNKNIKSMYLDGKTNAKDRINLVNEFNESENINIFLISLKAGGTGLNLTSADMVIHFDPWWNLAVENQASDRAHRIGQKNVVEVIKLISKDTIEEKIVLLQENKKDMIDNIIDDSLSNSASLKGLSKKDLIELFK
- a CDS encoding LacI family DNA-binding transcriptional regulator codes for the protein MSKVTIKEVAKEAGVATSTVSRVLSNNPKISEETKAKVNEAIERLNYKPNAIARSLANNKTKILGVVLPSEADDLLTNPFFINAMKGMSIYAQNKNYYITYVFAKDGKNEFESIKEITNTNLIEGIILLRVNENDESIKFLNTIEFPFVAIGRPEKTEDVLWVDNDNFQAMYNAVNRLIQKGHKKIGFIGAIKTLNMSKDRLKGYKMALEVNGLNYDEELVIHKQLFKENTGYAGAEELLSKHEVTAIVTTDDLLAFGVSQLLNEKRLEKISLVGFNNIQLSKYQTPPLASVDINADELGYYAAKLLIEKLENEDIVNTHYIVNTEFIERESFK